The DNA region ATgactctatcatagtctctagggagaacagagaccacgttgcaaatcacgttgaaggatgcctcagagtcagagttaaaactgtcggttacttcatcgtcttcctgcatcttctctttcgacgccaccgattcgacaactctgctaggattgatctggaggggagtctctttcctgctccttgtctgacgattgttgctagattctgcttcgtttggaccattcatgttctttttcgccatctctatttctgccctcttctgccgttggaacctcctccattgggacctggacatgggatttttgcctttgtaattctctgacgggtatggtcttggcttgtgttTTTTCATTTCCTTCTTGCCCTCCATCGACGCGCCTCTCTGGACCTCGAACTTTCCCCATTTCTTCTGCCCCTGGGCGTccctaatgggttgaacccatttgtcgtcTGTGGCTTTGTCAGATGGTTTGTAGGTGTTCTGGCGTCTCTCTCCGTGCCTCCACTGGTGGTGATCACCTCTTCTTGGGTCGTATCTCACTGCTCCCCAACTCTCTTTCCTTTTGGTCTTATCCACCGCTTCcaggttggttgctgccttcctgtcgaagactgcgctgcagcgtgggcacaacattacttcggttttcatcctttggcatctcttgatgaattccattaagttttcctcctctctaggGTACGCCAGCCTTTGGTATTCTTTCTGACGGCGATCTTCGCCCTCTTCGACCTGGTCCTTCTGAGATATTTCtaccatatttaccccaacatttcgttcgtcggcgatgctcaattcgttcatcttcctgatgagcctctcttcttcgccttcgacgccttttggtgtctggtcgaactctttctctgggcagcagcaccaagatatggtcctgggaccatgtttgcaacagcaTTTGTTCCAATTCCTTCTGGGGTCTTCCATTGTCCTACGCAGAATCCCACTGATCATGGGCTTCGACGGACCGTTAGCGGCTtccgctttgatttttgtgaTTTCTTCACTGAAAGGCCCCATGGTGTTGACGCAGTTAGCGATATCACCTTTCTTCGTTTTGTTAGAATCAAGGCCTTCAGCAGCCTTGTTTTCAATCGCTGGGTCTTCAGTAACCCTCTCCTTCGTATTAGGGGCATGCTCCATTTCGTCGACTGTTTCCTCATTGTTTTCTGAAGAAgcatctccccaaccgcttggttggattgtgttgatgtcgatctgGGAGCTTGCCGGCGCGTTGTACTTCACAAGATAATCATATTTtccacttggctgtcccaagcggtcccaattctcctcttgtcgaaactccacattctcgacagcattgtcaccgtccttcttgtcgaaaccttcagtagtttctattcctctctggcttgcgagatcatcagcaatctcgaccatgttgacatttgcgtcgaagcttccaggggcttccaccatttccaaattgccatcaggagcaactttGGCCTCCACCATGTTTACGAcggatggttcagcgtagtgggcttcgactgcttgcataggattcgagtcgatcttcatttgttgttttggtttgtcaccaaacttGAGCCTTCCATCACGGATAGCATTTTGcacgagatccctgaaaaggaaacaacgagacgtcttatggcccagaaaattatggtatttacaaaaacctctctttttctgttgttccacaggcggttctttagcgcctggtggttttattaattgaccatctttaaccaacagatcgaagatttcgtcacatttagtaatgtcgaacgtataagtccttttggggaacttatcgttggCTTCGACTGGGTTCCCGTTCGACGGCGTTAGTACTTTACACGAATAAGGCGGGCCTTGTTTTAGTTCTGCTAGGTCGATTTCCTGTTCGTCGAAGCTACTTGGTCCGTCTTCGTCGaactcatcatcttggcgaacccctacgtaggctaccctctcttttttattcttatttgccctgaatttttcgtcccttaatCTTTCGACCTGTCTTACTCTATccgctaattgtgccatatccctcagatactgggtatctagtttctttcttatagaatagtctagtccccctgcggccatttcgaccaactcatgttctggcacaGGGGTaaaacatctagcctttagcaatctgaacctatttaaataatcatctattggttcggagtgttttctcttgacactggctaattctttcagacttattttcgtttgtcccatgtagaattgttcatggaacagcctttctaattgggtccacgtgtatactgagtttgcaggcaaagatgtaaaccaagtaaacgcgttttttgttaaggaactagggaaatattttattttcaaattttcgtTACGGGCCATCTCCCCTGCCTCGATCAGGtaacgtgccacatgttctatagtggactcactagtgtcccctgagaactttgtgaacttagggactttccatcttggtggcagttcttcttgcagaatgtattctgatagtggggatgcgtaactaggcctttgtaaacccatgttcattccattttgtgccattatcgtttcgaccatggctgccaagttgttttcgacaggcggattatcataccgtatccgttgttgcaatacagcatccgcgtcctggcctctctggattactatccttctaggctcttgtggaatggggatttcgacacgaggctgttcgactacatcctcttggtttctgacgttcgtttgaggattgtctaacggtatctggtttatcgtaggctcttcctggaccgctaccgctgggttatgaatcacttgttctctgtgtcgagtttgagggactccaaagaaatcagcaatgcgcgtcatttgcgctgccaaTACTTGGTTTGTTTGAGTGGTGTTCTGTATCAGTGGATTAAACACCGCTCTCATTTGTtgcgtcaacatttggaccatatcatgattactctcgtccatctgctgtctaatcacttgcgccgaattatttgttatcggcggCACGTAAAATGGTTGTTGATTCAATCTACTCATGTTTccaccatatcctgacccttgtaagggtgaagacacgttggccatcgaatctgaatatattaacggggagttatgtaaatttgccatcaccgaagttggcattccgaagggttgttccctaccaggcggagGCATAGTGAAATTCGttacaaaaggcctagaagtgtttcccACAGGGGGGGGTGTCCCAAtgggcatttgttgtgccctgaaggacgaactaggcgcgttTTGCGACATCGAAACCGCTGGTATCGACCCCGCTGACGAAGGtacagcctctgacacagggaccgatcctatattgccttctgtcgaagggacagggttagatactgggatggattcgttaggattatttggctggttcgccattttccttactcttgttcttttaggtaattctacttcggatacggctaatttaccgcttctcagtctcatacaaATGAAGAGCAGATTTTGACTAGCGATTATCTAACTTTCTAAATTTTttgcactgtcccactgggcgtgccaatttgttcgctgtgaaatttggcgaacaacctctggtttaccaaaacttgtagaattgggtcacttgcaggatcaaccacacaaatcctaggacatgtgcaaatctagatggtcttgaagatgtctaaaATCGCTATTGAATATTTCATTCCTGTTCTCTAAGCGTTTTACGTCGAAATGTGTTGATTACAATGTTAAAtggatgtaaatttaacaagataaagtaaatggcggaaaataactgatgaaacgtaaagtgtcgaaaaggataaagtgcagaaagataaatgactggaaagcataaaagagatttgtaaagaattttagactttataaaataaactttgaaagaattggtgtttgtttacacatacattttccaaatataactcttttctctcacacgggtactttgagtgttttcaggaattttgtatatagtaattcttcacacacttttttagataataactaccctatatatacataaataacataactgtcatttaacgactaaatcctaaaactaCGACACATGGCTTtcctcctttcgccagatgcttccacgcgtcttctgccaaacgtcacaaccttttaaatccaaatttacttttaagtcgaaatgacgtcttccttcaggaTTTTGTCGAATTACCAACATACTGCAATGTCTTCCGTATTTTGTCGAAAATACCTTTCTAGTTGCAAATATCTTTGTCGAAATGACGAAACctccattttgtcgaagtgtcgaaccatactCTTTAGTCAAATTGTTTCAACCCCTGTCATCGTTTGTCGAAAACATCACTTCCcacaccaaatctcatggcgtcgaaaacgcacgtatacacaccccgataaaaaaataagataattatttaatttaagttaatattttatttattaatttaattaagtaattgaaattattggattatttatttattattattattggaataataattattggaaagtatataagttgaaataaggaaaagagttccatttttttggtaaaaagggttttacgtgaaaagcagagaagcggctgaaaagtggagaaagggcaaagaggaagagcaagagagcgACGGTTGGAGAATAGAAGAGCTTGAGGCTATAAGACTTgccggattaattcaggtaaggggggtttatcatcgtttaatgggtattatagattaacatgtaatgggtagtgataaaccgttgaattgaccctaattgggattgttgaatgctgaagaattgtgatgaataaactgtgtttAAACTGTAATTGGatcggtaattgtgtgagtcgtgattccccgaacgtatcgctttttacggaattggaatcggaggtccggaagtcctccaacggcggaaaatgcggagaattctgcattctgctttgtgttagtgcaggaacaactttctatcttgcgttaaccggttaacccagggtgttaactggttaacactgttatgaattgtgaaaaattgctgttttgtctgcgttaaccggttaacccagggcgttaaccggttaacactgttaagttttgggacaggaagcgtgtttgagctgcgttaaccggttaacccagggcattaaccggttaacactgttgcagagtgggaAAATTGTTAATTgaaatgttgtgtgcctaattgatgaTTGCCTATATCGGTGGGTGACATAGTAGGGATTGGGTTACGTTGTGAAGTAATATCATAGTTAAGtcgatgagtaattttgttgggtttatattatgaagtgtcgatacaagtatgactgagttgttaagttgttccgtgtacggaaagttgttgaaaatattgagttgtaggcttgatgagccaaagttgattataagttgattttgttgaaaacattgttgtgttgccattattattatgttgtcgaaaatttaaagtcgtgtatgccatgtacattcatatgcattaagtcggagcgttgctcacaccacgttggcctggattggcaaattttaagttgaaagttggaggcttatgccttgatgcccaataaaatggcaatgattttaagttgggagttttactccgaatggtaccacatgcatgacgagtcgagtctcattagagttgcatttttgttggtttgttgtatggatatttaatttatttgagaagtggggtttgtgttgatattgaatatgagtatgaattgtgtcgatattaagtatgatgttgagttgatgtgtcgttaccaaatgtgtgatgtgattagggtgattaatgtgttaaattacttaacatgacatgatactttataatgcttattatatcgattgaggaactcacccttacaactatttttcaggtaacgagcagtgattgagtaggagctagtgcctggagtctagtgtagtctacttagtgggtcgtgctctgatagatgtaacatcgggacgggatgttttaattagtttattgttggttgttgaacctttttacctgtaatatgttatatgttttgaatggttggttgatttctatccgctgcgaattatgcaaagatgttattttgattaaataaagagcatggcagttattatggtgtgaagaattgtgtgacacccttaaatgcatatttactctgattgatatgttgttattttaattaaatatttggggtattttagaagggtgttacattagtggtatcagagcaggtcggtctgtccggccagttgtcgtgtcgttactgtctaacaattgtgtattgttactaatctaacttttaagttgtgttgtggtgataagttgaaatggctggaaggaatgacgctgcaatggctgccgcaatgcaagcgatggcacaagctgtgcagaacttgccaaatgctggtggagatgctggatcacgtagcttggcgacttttcaaagagagaatccgccggtgtttaaagggaagcatgatccagatgcagccttgggatggttgaaagagatcgagagaatcttccgtgttatggattgcactccagctcagaaggttcggtatggtactcacatgctagcagtcgaagctgatgactggtggctagagactcacgagaggttgaccgtggcaggtgaagtcattacttgggatgtattccgtagggaattcatgagaaagtattatccggaagatgtccgtggtaagaaggaaattgagttccttgagctgaagcaaggaaacatgtctgtcactgattatgctgcaaaatttgtggagttgtccaaattttatcctcattacactggtgctggtgctgaattttcaaagtgcatcaagtttgaaaacgaactgcgctctgaaattaagaaggctgttgggtatcagaagatacgcatttttactgaattggttgatagctgcaggatatttgaagaagacaataatgctcattacaagattgtcagtgaccgcaggggcaagcaacatcaaaaccgtggcaagccgtatgatgccccagtgggaaaagggaaacaaggagctgctccggctcagaggactagtaggggaggtgatcctgctggtatagtttgcttcaaatgtggtcaggctggtcataagagtaatgtatgcactgctgaagtaaagaggtgttttcgctgtggtaagactggccatgcaatagctgattgcaagcataaggaaatgatttgttttaattatggcgaagaagggcatattggaagtcagtgtcagaagccaaagaaatctcaaactggaaaagtgttcgcattgaccggaactcaaacctccagtgaggacagacttatccgaggtacatgtttcataaatggtactcctttaattactattattgataccggtgctacacactgttttatttctgctaactgtgctcgaagactgggtttaaaattgtccgctttggatggtgaattgattgttgagaccccagctaagggatcaaCAACTACTTCCTTGGTGTGTTTAAGTTGTCCTTTATCGATCTTCGATAAggatttctatgttgatttagtatgtttgccgttggatgggatggatgtaattcttggtatgaactggttagagtataattatgttcatataaattgtcatcataagtcggtgaggttttccactcctgaagaggagggagttgacttattacctttcaaagaattgcgaaaattgatgaaagagggagctcagatgttttctttgatggcgacgttgtcggttgagagtaaagctaagattgaggaactgttagtggtgaaagaattcccGGAAGTTTTTCCcgatgaaattcctagtgtgccgccagagagggaagttgaatttactattgatctggtacctggtactaggcctgtttcgatggcaccgtatagaatgtcggcatctgaattgtatgaattaaagaagcaattggaagacttacttgagaagaagtttataagaccaagtgtgtcaccgtggggagctccagtgttgctagtaaagaagaaagatggtagtatgaggctttgtattgattatagacaactgaataaagtaacgatcaagaataagtatccactaccgagaatagatgatttgatggatcaattagtgggtgcttgtgtgttcagtaaaattgatttgagatcgggatatcatcagatcaaagtgaaagatgaagacatccagaagacagcgttcagaactcggtatggacattatgagtattctgtgatgcctttcggtgtgactaatgcgccgggagtatttatggaatacatgaatcgtattttccatacttatctggatcattttgtggtagtatttattgatgatattttgatttactctaagtccgaagaagagcacaaggaacatttgagattagtgttggatgttttgaaagataagaaattgtatgcgaagctgtccaagtgtgaattttggttaagagaagtcagttttctcggccatgtaatttcaggaaaaggtattgctgtagatccttccaaggtagaagctgtattgcaatgggagactcctaagtcggttaccgagattagaagctttttgggattagctggatattatagaaggtttattgaaggattttctaagttagcacttccgttgactaaattaacttgtaagggtaaagctttcgtgtgggatgttcagtgcgaagagggttttaatgaattaaaaaggagattgacgtcggcgccggttttgactttgccaaatccggaggaaccatttataatttactgtgatgcttcattgatgggcttgggaggtgtgctcatgcaaaataataaagtgattgcttatgcgtcgcgacagttaagaattcatgaaaagaactatcctacgcatgatcttgaacttgctgcagtggtgtttgtgctaaaaatctggaggcattacctttatggttccagatttgaagttttcagcgatcataaaagtttaaagtatctttttgatcagaaagagctgaacatgagacaacgtaggtggctagaattgcttaaggattatgatttcgggttgaattatcatccaggaaaagcaaatgttgtggccgatgctttaagtagaaagaccttgcatgtgtcagcaatgatgattaaagagttggaattaattgagcaatttcgtgatatgagtttggtttgcgaagtaaccccgcagagtgtaatgctaggaatgctaaagattaataatgattttatggatagtatccgagaggcacagacattggatgtgaaattagtagatatccttaatcattgtggtcaatcagagaagagtgactttaagattgatgcgagaggtgtgttgaaattaggggaaagaatttgtattcctgatgatgcgattttgaaaagaagcattctagaagagggtcatagaagcagtttgagtattcatccaggagctactaaaatgtatcaggatttaaagaaaatattttggtggcccggaatgaaagaagacgtggctcgttttgtgtatgcgtgcttaacttgtcagaagtcgaagattgagcatcataagcctgctgggttgatgcaaccgttggaagttccagaatggaaatgggatagcatttctatggactttgtaacggggctgcctgctactttaagagggcatgattcgatttgggtgatcgttgataggctcacgaagtcggcccacttcatacctattaacatcacttacccaattgcgaagttggcagagatttacatccgagtaattgtaaagttgcatggtgttcctctgtgtattgtgtcggacagggatccgaggtttacatcgggattttggaagagtctgcaagattcgttgggctctaagttgaggttgagttcggcatatcatcctcaaactgatggccaaactgagagaactattcagtcattggaggatttactgagagcttgtgttcttgaacaaggaggttcgtgggacacttatcttccattgatcgagttcacatataataatagttaccattctagtatcggaatggcgccttttgaagcattgtatggtcgtagatgtagaactccgttgtgttggcacgaatctggtgagggtgtagtacttggaccagagttagttcgagaaactaccgagaaagtgaagtttatccgagagaagatgaaagcttctcagagtaggcaaaagagttaccatgacaagcggaagaaggatttagaatttcaagctggtgaccatgtgtttttgagagtcacgcctgtgaccggtgttgggagggctttgaagtctaaaaagctcactcctcgcttcattggtccgtatcaaatcttagaacgggttggaaaagttgcttatcggatggcattaccacctaatctttcgaatttacatgatgtattccatgtatcgcagcttcggaagtatgtctcagatccgtctcatgtggttagtatggatgatgtgcaagtgcgggataatttaacaatggagacaaagcctgtacgagttgaagatcgtgaaacaaagactcttcgaggaagggagattgtgttggttaaagtcgtttggttgggagctgcgggcgaaagcatgacatgggaacttgaaagtcagatgaaggagtcttatccggagttattcgcttgaggtatgttttcgaggacgaaaactcttttagtaggggagagttgtaacaccccgataaaaaaataagataattatttaatttaagttaatattttatttattaatttaattaagtaattgaaattattggattatttatttattattattattggaataataattattggaaagtatataagttggaataaggaaaagagttccattttttttggtaaaaaaggttttacgtgaaaagcagagaagcggctgaaaagtggagaaagggcaaagaggaagagcaagagagcgACGGTTGGAGAATAGAAGAGCTTGAGGCTATAAGACTTgccggattaattcaggtaaggggggtttatcatcgtttaatgggtattatagattaacatgtaatgggtagtgataaatcgttgaattgaccctaattgggattgttgaatgctgaagaattgtgatgaataaactgtgtttAAACTGTAATTGGatcggtaattgtgtgagtcgtgattccccgaacgtatcgctttttacggaattggaatcggaggtccggaagtcctccaacggcggaaaatgcggagaattatgcattctgctttgtgttagcgcaggaacaactttctatcttgcgttaaccggttaacccagggtgttaaccggttaacactattatgaattgtgaaaaattgctgttttgtctgcgttaaccggttaacccagggcgttaaccggttaacactgttaagttttgggacaaGAAGCGTGTTTGagctgcgttaaccggttaacccagggcattaaccggttaacactgttgcagagtgggaAAATTGTTAATTgaaatgttgtgtgcctaattgatgaTTGCCTATATCGGTGGGTGACATAGTAGGGATTGGGTTACGTTGTGAAGTAATATCATAGTTAAGtcgatgagtaattttgttgggtttatattatgaagtgtcgatacaagtatgactgagttgttaagttgttccgtgtacggaaagttgttgaaaatattgagttgtaggcttgatgagccaaagttgattataagttgattttgttgaaaacattgttgtgttgccattattattatgttgtcgaaaatttaaagtcgt from Lathyrus oleraceus cultivar Zhongwan6 chromosome 1, CAAS_Psat_ZW6_1.0, whole genome shotgun sequence includes:
- the LOC127112107 gene encoding uncharacterized protein LOC127112107, which codes for MTRKDSASTPPAKPQSTDTGRGKSSFNTEIPEEQVVVEKTPEKILEETAPEEDVPTSDHDMQTVEEFDTTVGDASEDESPPHPGLHVAPQGGDIEMEVVVEDDPENGAARDGDNQSKRTEVEHTSTRNTPPAPDRDSSQSSSTTSGATSEAPSLGSLLTKIKTKILDVDLFKVLEENSLAQIGLKKLLKQVNVLETSAEIGSFVMELMTLIDLATADLHRLTDLTAQISSKSETQTTEWDAVSTSTDKVSKLQKLSETYVEEVAACNDNIQKWKTQIAALQEKISQEEKRKQRENPPVFKGKHDPDAALGWLKEIERIFRVMDCTPAQKVRYGTHMLAVEADDWEFMRKYYPEDVRGKKEIEFLELKQGNMSVTDYAAKFVELSKFYPHYTGAGAEFSKCIKFENELRSEIKKAVGYQKIRIFTELVDSCRIFEEDNNAHYKIVSDRRGKQHQNRGKPYDAPVGKGKQGAAPAQRTSRGGDPAGIVCFKCGQAGHKSNVCTAEVKRCFRCGKTGHAIADCKHKEMICFNYGEEGHIGSQCQKPKKSQTGKVFALTGTQTSSEDRLIRGTCFINGTPLITIIDTGATHCFISANCARRLGLKLSALDGELIVETPAKGSTTTSLVCLSCPLSIFDKDFYVDLVCLPLDGMDVILGMNWLEYNYVHINCHHKSVRFSTPEEEGVDLLPFKELRKLMKEGAQMFSLMATLSVESKAKIEELLVVKEFPEVFPDEIPSVPPEREVEFTIDLVPGTRPVSMAPYRMSASELYELKKQLEDL